The following are from one region of the Vicia villosa cultivar HV-30 ecotype Madison, WI unplaced genomic scaffold, Vvil1.0 ctg.000034F_1_1_3, whole genome shotgun sequence genome:
- the LOC131622639 gene encoding uncharacterized protein LOC131622639, giving the protein MASWKKTIATPFKKACTFFNQQPPREHKKSQIEQENRVMDLHGEVMACGYEDVHVMWSILDKSKSSSCNITSS; this is encoded by the exons ATGGCTTCATGGAAGAAAACTATTGCAACACCATTCAAGAAAGCTTGCACTTTCTTCAACCAACAACCACCAAGGGAACATAAGAAATCTCAAATAG AACAAGAGAATCGTGTAATGGATCTTCATGGTGAAGTCATGGCTTGTGGTTATGAAGATGTTCATGTTATGTGGTCGATACTTGATAAATCTAAATCATCATCTTGTAATATAACTTCTTCATAG
- the LOC131622632 gene encoding uncharacterized protein LOC131622632 has product MTQRMGRVLPSIISKNQAAFVPGQNIHNHILLAYELLKGYERKGGTPRVMMQVDLQKAYDMVNWNALDCILREIGFPNQFIRWITTGVTTVSYKFNINGELDKCKL; this is encoded by the coding sequence ATGACACAAAGGATGGGTAGGGTGTTGCCAAGCATCATTAGCAAGAATCAAGCAGCTTTTGTGCCTGGACAAAATATACACAATCACATTCTCCTAGCTTATGAGTTGCTAAAGGGCTATGAGAGGAAAGGTGGGACTCCTAGAGTGATGATGCAAGTGGATCTCCAAAAAGCCTATGATATGGTTAATTGGAATGCACTTGATTGTATTTTGAGGGAAATTGGGTTTCCCAACCAATTCATTAGATGGATCACAACTGGTGTAACTACTGTGtcctataaatttaatataaatggaGAACTTGATAAGtgcaaattgtag
- the LOC131622633 gene encoding uncharacterized protein LOC131622633, with translation MQTEVESVASEEDDPSDKATKANEEVKIHETLTEPMKDPKERKLCVDVLSDNWNPMKGRAIKYVAPKMVNGEVEVEIEKEDIESEIRFWENSMILYVLEGDLSMNMLKNYMIKTWNYVKLPNMYFHDDGYFLLRFNSFEDRDEVMMKEPYSIRNMPMILKEWRPDFDLKKDLLRTLPIWIKLPKLPLHLWGEHSLKK, from the coding sequence ATGCAAACGGAGGTGGAAAGCGTGGCAAGTGAAGAAGATGATCCTAGTGATAAAGCTACAAAGGCGAATGAGGAAGTGAAAATACACGAAACCCTAACAGAACCAATGAAGGATCCAAAGGAACGAAAGCTATGCGTGGACGTTCTGAGTGACAATTGGAATCCGATGAAAGGCAGAGCGATAAAATATGTTGCACCAAAGATGGTGAATGGTGAGGTGGAGGTCGAAATTGAGAAGGAAGATATTGAATCAGAGATTCGCTTTTGGGAAAATTCGATGATCCTGTATGTCTTAGAGGGTGATTTAAGCATGAATATGTTGAAGAATTACATGATAAAGACTTGGAATTATGTGAAACTCCCAAATATGTATTTCCACGATGATGGTTACTTCCTGCTCCGATTCAATTCCTTTGAGGACAGGGATGAAGTCATGATGAAAGAACCGTATTCTATAAGAAACATGCctatgattttgaaagaatggagACCTGATTTTGACCTTAAGAAGGACTTGCTAAGGACACTTCCCATCTGGATCAAGCTTCCCAAATTACCACTTCACTTGTGGGGAGAGCATAGCCTCAAAAAATAG